Proteins from a single region of Desertibacillus haloalkaliphilus:
- the gudD gene encoding glucarate dehydratase, which translates to MSQGGATSTPTITEMQVIPVAGHDSMLLNLSGAHGPFFTRNVVILKDNAGNTGVGEVPGGEKIRQTLEDAKVLVVGHSIGTYNNILNSVRKQFADRDAAGRGNQTFDLRTTIHAVTALEAALLDLLGKHLNVPVAALLGEGQQRDRVEMLGYLFYIGDRVKTDLPYLSDMDADNEWFRLRHEEALTPEAIVRLAEAAHERYGFNDFKLKGGVLSGSEEIEAVTALAERFPEARITLDPNGAWSLKEAISLCRNQYHILAYAEDPCGAEGGYSAREVMAEFKRATGLPTATNMIATDWREMGHSIQLNSVDIPLADPHFWTMQGSVRVAQMCNEWGLTWGSHSNNHFDISLAMFTHVAAAAPGDITAIDTHWIWQDGQRLTKDPFRIVNGEVEVPAKPGLGVEVDMDQIEKAHKLYTDNGLGVRDDSIAMQYLMPGWKFDNKRPCLVR; encoded by the coding sequence ATGTCTCAAGGTGGTGCAACTAGTACACCAACCATTACTGAGATGCAAGTCATCCCTGTAGCGGGGCATGATAGTATGTTGCTTAATCTGAGTGGGGCACATGGTCCTTTTTTTACAAGGAATGTCGTTATTCTAAAAGATAATGCAGGAAACACGGGTGTTGGTGAAGTTCCTGGTGGAGAAAAAATACGTCAAACGCTAGAAGACGCAAAGGTTTTAGTCGTTGGCCATTCAATTGGAACGTATAATAATATCCTGAATTCGGTAAGGAAACAATTTGCGGATAGAGATGCAGCTGGAAGAGGGAACCAAACATTTGATTTAAGAACAACTATTCATGCTGTTACGGCTCTCGAAGCTGCATTACTAGATTTATTAGGTAAACATCTTAATGTACCTGTTGCTGCCTTGCTTGGAGAGGGGCAACAACGAGACCGTGTCGAAATGTTAGGGTATTTATTTTATATTGGCGATCGGGTAAAAACAGATTTACCATATTTAAGTGATATGGACGCTGATAATGAATGGTTTCGGTTACGACATGAAGAAGCATTGACTCCTGAAGCAATTGTTCGCCTTGCTGAAGCAGCACATGAAAGATACGGGTTTAATGACTTCAAGCTAAAAGGAGGAGTACTTTCTGGTTCAGAAGAAATTGAGGCTGTTACCGCCCTTGCTGAACGTTTTCCAGAAGCTAGAATTACATTGGATCCGAACGGTGCATGGTCATTGAAAGAGGCAATCAGTCTTTGTCGTAATCAATATCACATTTTAGCGTATGCAGAAGATCCTTGTGGTGCTGAAGGAGGATATTCAGCCCGAGAAGTTATGGCTGAATTTAAACGAGCAACCGGATTACCTACAGCGACGAATATGATCGCAACTGATTGGCGAGAAATGGGACACTCGATCCAATTAAATTCTGTTGATATCCCGCTAGCCGATCCTCATTTCTGGACAATGCAAGGTTCTGTACGTGTTGCACAAATGTGTAATGAGTGGGGATTAACATGGGGGTCTCATTCAAATAACCATTTTGATATCTCATTAGCTATGTTCACACATGTCGCAGCAGCAGCACCAGGGGATATCACAGCCATTGATACTCATTGGATTTGGCAAGATGGTCAACGCCTTACTAAAGATCCATTTAGAATTGTAAATGGTGAAGTAGAAGTGCCGGCAAAACCAGGTTTAGGTGTTGAAGTCGACATGGATCAGATCGAAAAAGCTCATAAGCTCTATACGGACAATGGCCTTGGTGTGAGAGATGATTCGATTGCCATGCAATATTTAATGCCTGGTTGGAAGTTTGATAATAAGCGACCTTGTTTAGTTCGTTAA
- a CDS encoding FadR/GntR family transcriptional regulator, whose translation MGENKNKLEMKSLDRKTLSKQVIDQIIDLLLSGQLKPGDKLPPEMELLEILGVSRPVLREALSSLETLGIIQRRTREGTFFTNSIGSKPYSIMLALSAGNLPAIMETRMSLELGLVSIAAEKITDEDLARLKETIDYMANNVEYTEQDRDFHRIIAYSASNPVMAGIIDPLLDAFDSTVDQISKRDRNQEETLAQHIEIYKALEKRDPIESFQKMYQHLDYVRNKVLKGIKVNS comes from the coding sequence ATGGGAGAAAACAAAAATAAACTTGAAATGAAATCCTTAGATCGTAAGACGTTATCAAAGCAAGTAATAGATCAAATCATCGACTTGTTGTTAAGTGGGCAACTAAAACCAGGTGACAAATTACCTCCAGAAATGGAGTTGTTAGAAATACTTGGTGTAAGTCGACCGGTGCTACGTGAAGCGTTGAGTTCATTAGAAACTCTCGGGATCATTCAACGACGTACACGTGAAGGTACTTTTTTCACAAACAGTATTGGTAGTAAACCATACTCGATTATGTTAGCGCTATCGGCTGGTAATTTACCAGCAATTATGGAAACACGGATGTCTCTTGAGTTAGGACTTGTTTCAATTGCTGCTGAAAAAATTACTGACGAAGATTTAGCACGTCTCAAAGAGACAATTGATTATATGGCTAACAATGTCGAATACACAGAGCAAGACCGTGACTTTCATCGAATTATTGCTTATAGTGCGAGTAATCCAGTCATGGCTGGGATCATTGATCCACTTTTAGATGCATTCGATAGTACTGTAGATCAGATTTCTAAGCGGGACCGTAACCAAGAAGAAACATTAGCACAACACATCGAAATTTATAAGGCATTAGAAAAGCGTGATCCAATTGAGTCTTTTCAAAAGATGTATCAACATTTAGATTACGTAAGAAACAAAGTGTTAAAAGGAATAAAAGTCAATTCCTAA
- the kdgD gene encoding 5-dehydro-4-deoxyglucarate dehydratase: protein MTIERKAPTGILGFPVAPFTNEGNIDEKVLEKNINFLVEEGLTSIFVACGAGEFQSINQKEYQKMVEIAVSTVNGKVPVYTGVGGNLSQALEQTELSAKLGADGYLVLPPYLIEGEQEGIFNYLKTVVNSTDLNAILYQRDNCIASLETVTKLAEYPQVVGVKDGAGNMELNMELIQNLGDRLEWVNGMPLAEVTMPAFYHIGFNSYSSAISNYIPHVSRLFFNALQNGDQQLLNDLYQDVIFPINNIRKQRKGYAVSLIKAGMDIVGLPVTDVVRPPVVPVEKEHYQQLEKILKGVMDKYPNDKKVTL, encoded by the coding sequence ATGACAATCGAAAGAAAAGCTCCAACAGGAATTTTAGGTTTTCCAGTTGCTCCATTTACTAATGAAGGAAACATAGATGAAAAAGTATTAGAAAAAAATATTAATTTTTTGGTTGAAGAAGGGTTAACTTCCATTTTTGTTGCATGTGGTGCGGGTGAATTTCAATCCATCAACCAAAAAGAATATCAAAAAATGGTTGAAATCGCTGTATCAACTGTTAATGGAAAGGTACCTGTGTATACGGGGGTGGGTGGAAACCTTTCGCAAGCATTAGAGCAAACGGAACTATCAGCAAAACTTGGGGCAGACGGATATTTGGTTCTTCCTCCGTATCTTATTGAAGGTGAACAGGAAGGCATCTTTAATTACTTAAAAACAGTTGTAAATAGCACGGATTTAAATGCCATTTTATACCAACGCGATAATTGCATTGCTTCTTTGGAAACGGTAACAAAGTTAGCGGAATATCCACAGGTTGTTGGTGTGAAAGATGGCGCTGGTAATATGGAGTTAAATATGGAACTCATCCAAAACCTAGGTGATCGTTTGGAATGGGTCAACGGAATGCCGCTTGCAGAAGTGACAATGCCTGCTTTTTATCATATAGGATTTAACTCATACTCTTCTGCAATTTCGAATTACATTCCGCATGTTTCAAGGTTGTTCTTTAACGCGTTACAAAATGGTGATCAGCAACTTCTTAATGACTTATATCAAGATGTTATTTTCCCGATTAATAACATCCGTAAACAGCGAAAAGGCTATGCGGTCTCATTAATCAAGGCCGGAATGGACATTGTCGGTTTACCGGTTACAGATGTTGTTAGACCACCAGTTGTTCCTGTTGAGAAAGAACATTATCAACAATTAGAGAAAATCTTAAAAGGTGTTATGGATAAATACCCAAATGATAAGAAAGTAACCCTTTAA
- the gucD gene encoding alpha-ketoglutaric semialdehyde dehydrogenase GucD produces MSLQTKKETFLNFVNGEWVASSTGEVEESINPANKDEIVGYIQKSSLKDLEKAITAAKQAKNPWRKLSGAERGNYLYKAADILEENIEDIATTMTKEMGKTFPEAKGETARGVAILRYYAGEGMRKVGDVIPSTDSEALMFTTRSPLGVVGVITPWNFPVAIPVWKMAPALIYGNTVVIKPASEAAVTAAKVIKCFEEAGLPNGVINMVTGSGSVIGQGIVDNTDIDGITFTGSDMVGKQVGQGALARGAKYQLEMGGKNPVIVAEDADLDLAVEATISGGLRSTGQKCTATSRVIVHADVYEEFRNKLVAKVKEIKIGNGLQDGTWMGPCASENQLNTVLSYISKGKEEGADLICGGNRYQDSDNPNGFFVEPTVFDNVKNNMAIAQEEIFGPVLALIKVDNIEEALEVANDVKFGLSASIFTTNISKMLSFIEDMEAGLVRINAESAGVELQAPFGGMKQSSSHSREQGQAAIEFFTSIKTVFVK; encoded by the coding sequence ATGAGTCTACAAACGAAGAAGGAAACATTTTTAAACTTTGTAAATGGTGAATGGGTAGCTTCTTCTACAGGTGAAGTTGAAGAGAGTATCAACCCTGCTAATAAGGATGAGATCGTAGGATATATTCAAAAATCTAGTTTAAAAGACTTAGAGAAAGCTATAACAGCAGCAAAACAAGCTAAAAACCCGTGGCGTAAACTTTCCGGTGCAGAGAGAGGGAACTATCTTTATAAGGCCGCTGATATTCTAGAAGAGAATATTGAGGACATTGCAACGACAATGACGAAAGAAATGGGGAAAACGTTCCCAGAGGCTAAGGGTGAAACAGCTCGCGGTGTAGCGATATTACGATATTATGCTGGAGAAGGAATGAGAAAAGTAGGGGATGTCATTCCTTCAACTGACAGTGAAGCTCTAATGTTTACAACCCGATCTCCATTAGGAGTTGTTGGCGTGATTACTCCTTGGAATTTCCCGGTTGCTATTCCTGTTTGGAAAATGGCGCCTGCATTAATTTACGGAAATACAGTTGTAATAAAGCCGGCTTCAGAAGCTGCAGTAACTGCAGCGAAAGTCATCAAATGTTTTGAAGAAGCAGGTTTACCAAATGGTGTAATTAATATGGTAACAGGATCGGGATCGGTAATTGGTCAAGGGATTGTAGATAACACTGATATTGACGGGATTACGTTTACTGGCTCTGATATGGTTGGAAAACAAGTAGGTCAAGGAGCGTTAGCTCGAGGGGCTAAGTACCAATTAGAGATGGGTGGTAAAAACCCAGTTATTGTTGCTGAAGATGCCGATCTAGATTTAGCAGTTGAGGCAACGATTAGCGGAGGATTACGTTCAACTGGACAAAAGTGTACTGCTACAAGTCGTGTCATTGTTCATGCTGATGTTTATGAAGAGTTTAGAAATAAACTTGTCGCAAAAGTCAAAGAGATAAAAATCGGTAATGGATTGCAAGATGGTACATGGATGGGACCTTGTGCAAGTGAAAACCAGCTGAATACAGTATTATCATACATTTCAAAAGGAAAAGAAGAGGGAGCCGATTTAATCTGCGGAGGTAATCGTTACCAAGATTCTGATAACCCAAATGGTTTCTTTGTTGAACCGACAGTGTTTGATAATGTGAAAAATAATATGGCTATTGCTCAAGAAGAGATCTTCGGCCCCGTATTAGCCTTAATAAAAGTTGATAATATTGAAGAAGCATTAGAAGTAGCTAATGATGTGAAGTTTGGATTAAGTGCTTCTATCTTTACGACAAATATCAGTAAAATGCTTTCATTTATTGAAGATATGGAAGCAGGCTTAGTAAGAATCAACGCAGAAAGTGCAGGAGTTGAACTACAAGCTCCGTTTGGCGGGATGAAGCAATCAAGCTCACATTCTCGTGAGCAAGGTCAAGCAGCGATCGAGTTCTTTACATCAATCAAAACTGTTTTTGTAAAGTAA
- a CDS encoding tripartite tricarboxylate transporter TctB family protein, with protein sequence MAEKYGDIYSSIFMMLFALLMYISTFNMQSMAEVSVGPETVPQIVAIGIFIFSVILLLQGIKKVKSYSPPVEPEGTKDETENDYSGKKSLVSVLITLLLVICYVLVMPILGFIISSTLYLIVQFCFLAKRENWNIPLYALIAVVVSVSVYFFFRNLFYLMLPQGILG encoded by the coding sequence GTGGCCGAAAAATATGGTGATATCTATTCTAGTATATTTATGATGTTATTTGCTCTATTGATGTATATAAGCACCTTTAACATGCAAAGTATGGCAGAAGTAAGTGTAGGTCCAGAAACCGTCCCTCAGATTGTAGCGATTGGTATTTTCATCTTTAGTGTAATTTTGCTACTACAAGGTATTAAGAAAGTAAAAAGTTACAGTCCACCAGTAGAACCCGAAGGTACAAAGGATGAAACTGAGAATGATTATAGTGGAAAGAAAAGCCTCGTATCGGTGTTAATAACGCTCTTATTGGTTATTTGCTATGTGTTGGTCATGCCGATTTTAGGATTTATTATCTCGTCTACTCTATATCTAATCGTGCAATTTTGTTTTCTTGCAAAACGAGAGAACTGGAATATTCCGCTATATGCACTAATAGCAGTCGTTGTTTCAGTTTCAGTATACTTCTTTTTTAGAAATTTATTCTACTTAATGTTGCCACAAGGCATCTTAGGGTAA